In one window of Episyrphus balteatus chromosome 3, idEpiBalt1.1, whole genome shotgun sequence DNA:
- the LOC129913037 gene encoding acyl-CoA synthetase short-chain family member 3, mitochondrial has translation MDISKRQQPKNSSSSRIPDVHDSVYLEAYNESIKNPEEFWGEAAKALDWHKEWDKVLDNSNPPYTKWYTGGYINACYNAVDRHLADGRGNQVALIHDSPLTNTIRQVTYQELYDEITLLAGGMHKLGVNKGDRVVIYMPLIPEAIIAMLATARLGAVHSVVFGGFAASELCSRIEHAEPKLIITSNCGVEPGKIIQYLDILHNAVNLSKWKPLCNIVFQRDNVAFTVINSKTDILWTTVQNLADPIDCVPVEANDPLYILYTSGTTDKPKGVQRPIGGHLVALVYTMKKLYGLQPGDTCWSASDLGWVVGHSYICYGPLLCGVTGVMYEGKPDRTPDPGQYFRIIEQHKVNALMSVPTAFRVIRRADPEIKYGRKYNLKSLRAIFIAGEHCDMETKNWMEKIFKVPILNNWWQTETGSAITATCMDFGHNLNPPKYTTGLPFVGYDIRILEPNGTECKPMQLGRIALKLPLPPGNMSTLYKNGPLFEDIYFKKFPNFYDTMDAGYIDENGYVYVTARDDDVINVAGHRISTSSLEDAVLRHSDIADAAVFGVPENTKGQVPLCLYITKDGTTKSRAKICGEIISIIREVIGPIASFRLVAPVNALPRTRSGKTMRKAMADFAKNQLVVLPATIEDPTVFVDVRRALQELGYAMNTPEPVVSSET, from the exons GTTCATCACGGATACCAGATGTTCATGATTCTGTTTATCTCGAAGCCTATAACGAATCAATTAAGAACCCTGAGGAATTTTGGGGTGAAGCAGCTAAAGCCTTGGATTGGCACAAGGAATGGGACAAAGTGTTGGATAACAGTAATCCACCATACACAAAATGGTACACTGGTGGCTACATAAATGCATGTTACAATGCTGTAGATAGACATTTGGCTGATGGTCGTGGTAATCAAGTGGCACTTATTCATGATAGTCCACTTACAAACACCATCAGGCAGGTTACTTATCAAGAATTGTACGATGAG ATAACTTTGCTGGCCGGAGGAATGCATAAGTTGGGTGTAAATAAAGGTGATAGAGTTGTTATTTATATGCCGTTGATTCCTGAAGCTATAATTGCAATGCTGGCTACTGCACGTCTTGGAGCTGTTCATTCAGTTGTGTTTGGCG GATTCGCTGCAAGTGAACTATGTTCTCGTATCGAACATGCTGAGCCCAAGCTCATAATAACATCCAACTGTGGAGTGGAACCgggaaaaataattcaatatttgGACATTCTACACAATGCTGTAAATTTGTCTAAATGGAAGCCTTTGTGCAATATTGTCTTTCAAAGAGACAACGTTGCTTTCACTGTTATTAACAGCAAAACAGACATTCTTTGGACAACAGTTCAAAATCTAGCCGATCCAATTGACTGTGTACCGGTTGAGGCAAATGATCCTCTCTACATCCTCTACACGTCCGGTACTACCGATAAACCCAAAGGTGTTCAACGACCTATCGGAGGACATCTGGTTGCTTTAGTGTACACCATGAAGAAACTCTATGGTCTCCAGCCTGGGGATACATGCTGGTCTGCATCTGATCTCGGTTGGGTAGTTGGACACTCCTACATCTGCTATGGACCACTTTTGTGTGGTGTGACGGGTGTGATGTATGAGGGAAAACCTGATCGTACCCCAGATCCAGGTCAATATTTTCGAATTATTGAACAGCACAAAGTGAACGCTTTGATGTCAGTGCCAACGGCTTTTCGAGTTATACGTCGTGCAGATCCGGAAATAAAATACGGTCgcaaatataatttaaagtcATTGCGAGCAATTTTCATAGCTGGCGAGCATTGTGATATGGAAACTAAGAACTGGatggaaaaaattttcaaagttccTATTTTAAATAATTGGTGGCAAACTGAAACTGGTTCAGCAATAACAGCGACCTGCATGGATTTTGGTCATAATCTCAATCCACCAAAGTATACAACTGGATTGCCATTTGTTGGATACGATA TTCGTATTTTGGAACCTAATGGCACAGAGTGTAAACCAATGCAATTGGGCAGAATTGCACTGAAATTGCCTCTTCCACCGGGTAATATGTCGACGTTGTATAAGAATGGGCCACTGTTTGAGgatatatatttcaaaaagtttCCG aatttctACGATACCATGGATGCTGGTTATATAGACGAAAATGGATACGTCTACGTAACTGCTCGTGACGATGATGTCATTAATGTTGCTGGTCATCGAATTTCTACATCAAGTTTAGAAGACGCTGTTCTACGTCATTCAGATATAGCCGATGCTGCTGTGTTTGGAGTCCCTGAAAATACAAAAGGTCAAGTGCCACTGTGTTTGTACATTACAAAAGATG gcaCTACAAAATCCCGTGCAAAGATTTGTGGTGAAATAATATCTATCATACGAGAAGTCATTGGACCTATTGCCTCATTTAGGCTTGTTGCTCCAGTGAATGCATTGCCAAGGACACGTTctg gaaaaacAATGCGAAAAGCAATGGCTGATTTTGCGAAAAATCAGTTAGTTGTATTACCAGCGACTATTGAAGATCCAACGGTTTTTGTAGATGTTCGTCGGGCCTTACAGGAACTTGGTTATGCTATGAACACACCAGAACCCGTTGTATCAAGTGAAacatag